In Pseudothermotoga sp., one genomic interval encodes:
- a CDS encoding SDR family oxidoreductase: protein MDLGLINKRVLVCGGTRGIGRAVAEEFAKEGSVVFVVARQQSKEVAKQISMLYPAKVYGFDADLSKDEDIKQIKKAVGEVDVLVANAGGPKPGDFFELHDEDWHFAFELLVMSTVRLINAFLPGMVERKWGRVIAITSISVFEPLPRLLLSNSLRMAVAGLMRSLSGEYAKYNVTFNCVAPGHTMTERLHQIIEDTARKTLKSEQEIMKQMAEENDVKRLGRPEEIAAAVIFLASERASYITGTTLRVDGGFVSSSI, encoded by the coding sequence ATGGATCTTGGACTCATTAACAAGAGGGTACTTGTTTGTGGTGGAACGAGGGGTATAGGTCGTGCGGTCGCCGAAGAATTTGCGAAAGAAGGTTCTGTCGTGTTCGTGGTTGCGAGGCAACAGTCAAAAGAGGTCGCAAAACAGATTTCGATGCTGTACCCTGCCAAAGTGTACGGTTTCGATGCTGATCTTTCAAAGGATGAAGATATAAAGCAAATCAAAAAAGCTGTTGGTGAAGTGGACGTGCTCGTCGCCAACGCTGGTGGCCCGAAACCTGGAGATTTCTTTGAGTTGCACGATGAAGATTGGCATTTTGCCTTCGAACTTCTCGTGATGAGCACCGTCAGATTGATAAACGCTTTCTTACCTGGGATGGTTGAAAGAAAATGGGGTAGAGTGATCGCTATAACTTCCATTTCCGTTTTCGAACCCCTGCCAAGGCTGTTGCTTTCCAATTCTTTGAGGATGGCCGTCGCTGGATTGATGCGAAGCCTTTCTGGAGAGTATGCAAAATACAACGTAACTTTCAACTGTGTTGCGCCTGGCCACACGATGACTGAAAGATTACACCAGATCATTGAAGACACTGCGAGAAAAACTTTGAAGAGTGAACAGGAAATAATGAAACAAATGGCAGAAGAAAACGATGTCAAGCGTTTAGGTAGACCAGAAGAGATAGCTGCTGCTGTGATTTTTCTGGCCAGTGAGAGGGCTTCTTATATAACGGGGACCACTCT